In Gemmatimonadetes bacterium SCN 70-22, the following are encoded in one genomic region:
- a CDS encoding tRNA (N6-threonylcarbamoyladenosine(37)-N6)-methyltransferase TrmO gives MRTFTLSPIGQVHSPFTGPHQVPKGPGAKHDAEGVLEISPEYEEGLADIEGFSHLFVLWVFDQIDDFHLTSTPPTDDRPHGVFATRSPRRPNHIGLTVVELLGRDGRRLRVRGVDMLDGTPIVDIKPYLSSVPAERIRRGWLADAERRQAAQGGPLPAGGSDTP, from the coding sequence ATGCGGACGTTCACGTTGTCGCCCATCGGCCAGGTGCACAGCCCGTTCACCGGGCCGCACCAGGTCCCCAAGGGCCCGGGGGCAAAGCACGACGCGGAAGGCGTCCTCGAAATCTCCCCGGAGTACGAGGAGGGGCTGGCGGACATCGAGGGGTTCTCGCACCTGTTCGTCCTCTGGGTCTTCGACCAGATCGATGACTTCCACCTCACCTCGACTCCGCCGACGGACGATCGTCCTCACGGCGTCTTTGCCACCCGCTCCCCACGTCGCCCCAATCACATCGGGCTCACCGTGGTGGAGCTGCTGGGGCGCGACGGCCGTCGGCTGCGCGTGCGGGGCGTCGACATGCTCGACGGCACGCCGATCGTCGACATCAAGCCGTACCTCAGCAGCGTACCGGCAGAGCGCATCCGGCGCGGGTGGCTGGCGGACGCAGAGCGACGGCAGGCGGCGCAGGGCGGGCCCTTGCCAGCGGGGGGGAGCGACACGCCCTGA
- a CDS encoding thioesterase: protein MAHDFPAAAAGRFEVPVEVVPADIDELGHVNNVVYLRWVQDAATAHWRAAATGVQLETIAWVALRHEIDYRHPAMPGDAIVASTWVGSADPVRFERFVEILRASDRKVLAQARTLWCPINRDTGRVMRVGDDVRRVFSDGAAVTAHIKRSSAG, encoded by the coding sequence ATGGCCCATGATTTCCCTGCCGCTGCGGCTGGCCGATTCGAGGTTCCGGTCGAGGTCGTCCCCGCCGACATCGACGAGCTCGGACACGTCAACAACGTGGTGTACCTGCGCTGGGTGCAGGATGCGGCGACCGCGCACTGGCGTGCCGCCGCTACCGGGGTCCAGCTGGAGACGATCGCCTGGGTCGCGCTGCGGCACGAGATCGACTACCGGCACCCGGCGATGCCGGGCGACGCCATCGTCGCCTCGACGTGGGTCGGGAGCGCGGATCCCGTGCGATTCGAGCGCTTCGTCGAGATCCTGCGTGCCAGCGATCGCAAGGTGTTGGCGCAGGCTCGCACGCTCTGGTGCCCGATCAATCGTGACACGGGGCGGGTGATGCGCGTGGGTGACGACGTGCGACGGGTCTTCAGCGATGGCGCGGCCGTCACCGCCCACATCAAGCGCTCCAGTGCAGGATGA